The DNA region GGGGATCCCTATCTGGTTCATCACCATGAGCAATGTCCCCCACCTCGCTCCGCCGCGTTCAGCGAAGTGGAAGAGAGTCATTTTCCCAACGGCGTCTGCCAGGACCATGGCAAGCGCCAGCTGGGGTGAGAGTGGGTATATGAAGAGGGCGAAGCCGGAGTGGGCTACTGTGGAGTAGGCTAAGATCCGGCGCAGATCTCGGCTGGTGAGCGCGCCGAGGTTCCCCACTAGCATGGATAAAGCCCCCAATGCTGTCGCCACTGAGCCGATGCCAAAAGCCGACGCGACGCCAGCGAGACCCGGCCTCAAGGCGAACAAGACGTATGCCGAGGCGAGCTTGGGGAGACTTGCCAGTAGTGCCAGCCCTGCGGCGCTGGACCTTCCGTATATGTCTACCACCCACTGGAACATCGGCGCGGCGCCGAGCTCCGTGGCGATGGCCAGCAGGATTAGGAGATCCCCTGCCCCCGGCCACGCCTCGCGGAGGGCTAGGCCAGATATCAGCATGGAGGTTGCCAGAGTCGAGATTATGAGGTAGCGGAAGAGGCCTTGTAGCGACCCCTCGTCGCTCAGCGCCGGGAGCAGGACTGCAGGCGCTAGCGCCGCCATGAGGAAGCCCAGAGCTACGAGGTGAGGCACCCCGGTGTGGAGCGCCATTACTCCCAGGCCGGTGTATGAAATAGCGGAGGCGAAGCCGGAGTAGGGGGCCAGCTTCCCGCCACGCAGGGCGAAGATGGCGATTGCGTAGGGCGCCGCTAGGGGCGCCATGTGGGGCATGCCCCACCACAGCGACAGCAGAGCCGCCGCAACCGCCACGTAGGCGAGATCTAGGGGGTAGCCCCTACTCAACGGCAGACGCAACGCTGTGTATACAACCGCCAGGTAGATTAGTGGATCCATAGCAACACCGCGAGGGCCAAGATTATCCCCGCGCCGACGCCGGCCACGTATAGGTAGTAGTCGAAACTCCGCCTAGATAGCTGGGCAGAGGCGGACTGCACTAGGGCGGGAACGAAGTCGTGGAGCAACATGTCGAAGATTAAGTCCACGACGGCGACGAGGGACGCCAAGCCCCGCCACAGCCCCTCCAGTGATAAGAGGCGCTTGTCCACAAAGCCGTCTCCCACCGCCGCGGCCTGCCTCACTGCCTTAAACACGGCGGGGGCCACCGCGTCATAGAGAACGGGTAGACCCAGCCGCCTGAGCAAAACGGTGGGCTCAGGCGTCTTCGCCAATGCCAGGCCGGCAAGCGCGAGGGCCCAGAAGGGGTTAGGCAAGACGGGGAAAGCCAAGCTGGCCGCCGCCAGCGCTGTATACGGCGCCGCCACCGCCCAGCCGCCCGGCGTGGTGGCTGTCTTTAGCATCAACTTCCCCACGTACCCCGCGGTCAGGAAGGAGAACAGAAGGAACCAAGGCTCGGCGTTGCTCTTGGCGACTGCACCTAGGGGGGTCAGCCCCACCAGCGTCAGGAGGGCAAGGCCCATAGCCGCCTTGGCCGCCACGGGGAACCGGGTGGGCGTGGTTGTGTGCTCTATATGTATGGCGTGGCCAACCGCCATGAAGAGAGTTGCCTTGGCCACTCCATGGGAGTAGGTGAGCCACAGCGCCTCCTCCGGCTTCGCAAGGGCGAAGGCTGTTATGAGGCCTAGATATGAGGCAGTGGAGGCGGCGAGGAGGACCTTCGGCTCTCTCTGCCCAAGCGCCACGACGCCTCCGTACAAGGCAGTGGCGATGCCGAAGGCGAAGGCCGTCCCCGCAGCCCATGTGGGCATGGCGTGTCCCAGCTTGAGGAGGAGTATCGGCCCTGCCTTCACCATCGTCGAGCTGTGGAGCAGGGCGCTGACTGGCGTAGGTGCCGACATCGCGGTCATAAGCCAGTCTGTGAAGGGTAGCTGGGCCGCCTTCACGAAAGCCGCCGTCAGAACAAGCGCCGCTGAGAGGTCAGACATGGCGGACAGCGAGCTTATGTGCGGGCCCTGCGCGGCGGCGGCCGGGGCAAGGCCCGCGGCGAGAGAGGCGGTGCCTATCTCCACGGTCAAGATAGCCCTCAGCGCCGAGGCGCTTGGCGCCCACTCCCATGCCACCCCCCATGCCCTCCCCCCCGGCCCCACGCGGCCGTACTTCTCACCGTCGTGATAGGTGAGGATTAGGGCCCAGCTAGCTATGTCGAGACCCCCCCACCCCGTTATCAAAACAAGCCAGTGGTCGGCGGCGACGAAGGTGAGCATGGAGGTGTAGAACACCCCCATCCACAGCCAGAACCACCCCCTCCTCTCCAAGTGGCTGGCGTACCAGATGGAGTACGCCGCGATGGCGGTATATATCCCAGATATGAAGATATATAGTGGGTGGGCGAGATCCCCCATGTGGAAGAGGTGCGTCGCCGGCATCAGCGACCTTGTGAGGGATAGGTAGAGGGTAGCGGCGCCGCCTACCAGCGAGCCTATGCCCTTCTTGGTGAAGAGATCGGCTAAGGCGAGTAGGGCGAGGACCAGCAACCAGAGCTCAAGCATCATATCGCTAACACGGCGACGAGGAGGATGAAGGGAGCCGCCGCGGCGGCCAACGCCGAGAGGTACATCCCGCCGTCAGTGGGCACCTCAGCCTGGCCGCCTTTGTAGATCTTGTGGAGGAGGTAGAAGCTGTAGAGGGCCGTGGAGAACAGCGCCGTTATAAGGAGGACAGCCGCCGCCAGGGCCTGGGGCACGCCGACCGCTACCATGGCCTTACCCAGCAGGTTAATGCCAAAGACGCCGGATAGTGCAACGAAGGAGAGGACGCCTAGCGCCAAGACCCGAGTGTCCCACCTGAGCTGGTCGAGATCTCTAGTGTGCAGTCCCACGATGTAGATACCCGCCAGCATGAAGCCGGCGGCCTTGGCAAAGGCGTGGCCTACGAATAACATGGCCGTGGCGAGGTAACTAAGCTCCGGCTTCGGTACAGCCGCCGCCGCCACGAGGAGGCCCATGTTGGCGATGGTCGAATCAGCCAAGGCCCTCTTTATGTCGGACTCCCGGAAGACGAGGAGGGAGCCGTAGACGGCTGTGGCCAAGCCGTAGAGGTAGAGCGTCTCCAGCGGCCAGCCTGCCCCATCCCTGAGTCGCCAGAGCCAGTAGGCCATCAGCCCCACGTGGACGGGGCTCAGAAGGGCTGAGAGGGGAGTCGGCGCCTCGGCGTGGGCGTAGGGCAACCAGAAGTGGACCCCCGCCGTGCCCATCTTGACCAGCAACCCGACCAGCACCATCAAAGCCGCCGTCCCAGCCGCCTTAAAGTCAGCGGCGAGGTAAGTGCCGGACATGGCGATCCCGATCAGGAAAAGGATAGAGCCAATCTGGGCCCATATGAAGTACAGTAACCCAACCCTCCGCCTGTCGCCGTATCCAAAATACCAGATGAGGAGGAAGCTTGTGATGATAGACAGCTCCAGTGCCAGGAAGACGAATATGAGGTTTTCAAATATGATTATGTAGACGAACGAGAGGACGTAGAGCGACTGGACGGCGTAGTACCACCTCTCGGCCTTGAGATGTTGTAAATACCTCTCAGCGTACACCGTGACGATTAGCCCTAGGACAACCGACGTGAGGACAAACGGCAGCTTGTCCGGCGTTACGGAGACACGTACCTCGCCAAGGTAGGGGAGGGACGCCAGCGTGGCGGAGTAGTTGGCCTGCGCCACGAAGAGGAACATGGAGAGTACAGCAGCAACAGCGGCCCACCTCCCCGCCTTCACAGCTACCAGCGAAAGTAGGGTGGCCAAGACGGTGGGGAGGTAGAAGGGCTCAGACATGGCCTCCCTTGGCCAGCTTGAACAGTGTGGCGACTAGCATGACGGTCTCGATGACCCCTGCCGCCGCCGCGACGGCGACCATGCTTAGGCTACCGGCTATGGTCCCGGCGTATATCGCCGCTAGGGTAAGCGCCTCCGCGCCTATTATCACCCTGACTAGAGACCTGGCGGTGGCTATGATTGCGAGGCCACCGGCCATGAGGGCCAGGAAGACGATGAGAGAGATCATGTGGTTATCTCAAAGGCTATTTTCAACACATAAGCTGCGAGCACCGCGGCGAGGGGCAGTATGGTAAGGTCGAAGCCTTGCGCCACCTTCTGGGTAGTGGCGGACGGGAATGCGAGCAATAAGGCGAAGGACGCCAGTGCCGCCAGGGCTACGCCCCTCATCTCTACGGTCTTCTGTACGTCGCCAAGCGTCGAGGCGGCCACAATGACCAGGGTAAGCGAGGCGACTATGTAGACAAGCGCCGTGAGTATAAACCCAAGCTCTCCCAAGTGTAGAAAGACGCCGAAAGCGGCCGTTAGGCCTAACCCCGCTAGCAACAGAGATGCGTAGATATTATCCCTAGTTGCGAGGATTAGCCACGCCAAACC from Pyrobaculum arsenaticum DSM 13514 includes:
- a CDS encoding proton-conducting transporter membrane subunit, translated to MDPLIYLAVVYTALRLPLSRGYPLDLAYVAVAAALLSLWWGMPHMAPLAAPYAIAIFALRGGKLAPYSGFASAISYTGLGVMALHTGVPHLVALGFLMAALAPAVLLPALSDEGSLQGLFRYLIISTLATSMLISGLALREAWPGAGDLLILLAIATELGAAPMFQWVVDIYGRSSAAGLALLASLPKLASAYVLFALRPGLAGVASAFGIGSVATALGALSMLVGNLGALTSRDLRRILAYSTVAHSGFALFIYPLSPQLALAMVLADAVGKMTLFHFAERGGARWGTLLMVMNQIGIPPVLGFWPKMYIVLTAASAWGPAAGAYVLANIILSVPYYLRVLQITPPGATRFSYLAAALVLAFGLVPPLWIPYILSL
- a CDS encoding complex I subunit 5 family protein — its product is MSEPFYLPTVLATLLSLVAVKAGRWAAVAAVLSMFLFVAQANYSATLASLPYLGEVRVSVTPDKLPFVLTSVVLGLIVTVYAERYLQHLKAERWYYAVQSLYVLSFVYIIIFENLIFVFLALELSIITSFLLIWYFGYGDRRRVGLLYFIWAQIGSILFLIGIAMSGTYLAADFKAAGTAALMVLVGLLVKMGTAGVHFWLPYAHAEAPTPLSALLSPVHVGLMAYWLWRLRDGAGWPLETLYLYGLATAVYGSLLVFRESDIKRALADSTIANMGLLVAAAAVPKPELSYLATAMLFVGHAFAKAAGFMLAGIYIVGLHTRDLDQLRWDTRVLALGVLSFVALSGVFGINLLGKAMVAVGVPQALAAAVLLITALFSTALYSFYLLHKIYKGGQAEVPTDGGMYLSALAAAAAPFILLVAVLAI
- a CDS encoding proton-conducting transporter membrane subunit, producing the protein MMLELWLLVLALLALADLFTKKGIGSLVGGAATLYLSLTRSLMPATHLFHMGDLAHPLYIFISGIYTAIAAYSIWYASHLERRGWFWLWMGVFYTSMLTFVAADHWLVLITGWGGLDIASWALILTYHDGEKYGRVGPGGRAWGVAWEWAPSASALRAILTVEIGTASLAAGLAPAAAAQGPHISSLSAMSDLSAALVLTAAFVKAAQLPFTDWLMTAMSAPTPVSALLHSSTMVKAGPILLLKLGHAMPTWAAGTAFAFGIATALYGGVVALGQREPKVLLAASTASYLGLITAFALAKPEEALWLTYSHGVAKATLFMAVGHAIHIEHTTTPTRFPVAAKAAMGLALLTLVGLTPLGAVAKSNAEPWFLLFSFLTAGYVGKLMLKTATTPGGWAVAAPYTALAAASLAFPVLPNPFWALALAGLALAKTPEPTVLLRRLGLPVLYDAVAPAVFKAVRQAAAVGDGFVDKRLLSLEGLWRGLASLVAVVDLIFDMLLHDFVPALVQSASAQLSRRSFDYYLYVAGVGAGIILALAVLLWIH